From Xylanibacter oryzae DSM 17970, a single genomic window includes:
- a CDS encoding fimbrillin family protein: MFRKFERNKYIDLLCSLYLLLVVVLCISSCTSEYNIFDNNSKLLNFSVSVPSWKNNDSTPNSRTRATPISGTSLGTSSSFNIIADAYDGTKNYSTIIKDEAVSYTNNMWQTTSTHYWPGAANKTVSFYAYYPTSIYSSITHTAGSAPTLSYTVPNDAASQIDIITATGNNVSGNTNASTPLAFNHIFAAVKFAVGTNGLPSGIVKLITISGINNSGTYTFGSGWTLGSTTSSFTVSPSTVITGSAGANITSDAFTMMMIPQTFSNASVTLLYSNGTTFSTTISGTWNAGSFYTYHLSKTIIYNYDYTGASQTFKAPYTGTYKLEVWGAQGGCATNSPVSDSDIGKGGYSYGTIHLLENETLYICVGGTGNSATGGYNGGYRIFGYGGGGGGASHITKTNNRGTLSNYVNNQDEVLIVAGGAGGVDFYGYSGYGGGITGGSGYYNGITTTGGSQTSTGSGAYVGSFGTGGFGYTNSTPETSSDWGACGGGGWYGGAGTNIVSGGGGGGGSGHIGTGVTGTTVAGNQTFISPFGGTETGHSGNGYARITFVSAN, from the coding sequence ATGTTTAGGAAATTTGAAAGGAATAAGTATATAGACTTATTATGCTCTTTGTATTTATTACTAGTAGTTGTTTTATGCATTTCTTCTTGCACAAGTGAATATAATATTTTTGATAATAATAGTAAATTATTGAACTTTTCTGTTTCAGTACCTTCGTGGAAAAATAATGACAGCACTCCAAATAGTAGAACGAGGGCTACTCCTATCTCGGGAACATCATTAGGAACGTCAAGTAGTTTTAATATTATTGCAGATGCTTATGATGGAACAAAGAACTACAGCACTATCATAAAAGACGAGGCTGTATCTTATACTAATAATATGTGGCAAACGACTTCAACTCACTATTGGCCGGGAGCTGCTAATAAAACAGTTAGCTTCTATGCATACTACCCTACTAGCATTTATAGCAGTATTACTCATACTGCTGGATCTGCACCAACTTTATCATACACTGTTCCAAATGATGCTGCAAGCCAAATCGATATAATAACCGCTACAGGGAATAATGTTAGTGGAAATACTAATGCATCTACACCTTTAGCATTTAATCATATCTTTGCGGCTGTAAAGTTTGCAGTAGGAACCAATGGGCTACCTAGTGGAATTGTAAAATTAATAACGATAAGTGGAATAAACAATTCAGGCACATATACTTTTGGCAGTGGATGGACTCTAGGTTCAACAACATCTTCATTTACAGTCTCACCATCTACTGTAATAACAGGTTCGGCTGGAGCAAATATTACATCTGATGCTTTTACTATGATGATGATTCCTCAAACGTTCAGCAATGCAAGTGTTACATTGCTATATAGTAATGGAACTACATTCTCTACTACAATATCAGGTACATGGAATGCTGGCAGTTTTTATACTTATCATCTGTCTAAAACTATAATTTATAATTATGATTATACAGGTGCATCACAGACTTTTAAAGCACCTTATACAGGTACTTATAAACTTGAAGTATGGGGAGCGCAAGGTGGATGCGCAACGAATAGTCCTGTAAGTGACTCAGACATAGGCAAAGGAGGTTATTCTTATGGTACAATACATCTTTTAGAAAATGAAACTTTATATATTTGCGTAGGAGGAACCGGCAATTCTGCTACAGGCGGATATAATGGAGGATATCGAATTTTTGGATATGGAGGAGGTGGTGGAGGCGCTTCACATATTACAAAAACAAATAATAGAGGCACTCTATCAAATTATGTGAATAATCAAGATGAAGTCCTCATAGTTGCAGGGGGAGCAGGTGGTGTCGACTTTTATGGATATAGCGGATACGGAGGAGGTATAACTGGAGGAAGTGGATATTATAATGGCATAACCACAACAGGAGGTTCACAGACAAGTACAGGTTCAGGAGCTTATGTTGGTTCATTTGGAACAGGTGGTTTTGGATATACCAATAGCACACCAGAAACATCTAGTGACTGGGGCGCATGTGGTGGCGGTGGCTGGTATGGTGGGGCTGGAACTAACATCGTAAGTGGTGGTGGTGGCGGTGGTGGATCTGGTCATATAGGAACAGGAGTAACAGGAACGACTGTCGCAGGAAATCAGACTTTCATTTCTCCATTTGGTGGTACTGAAACAGGACATTCAGGAAATGGCTATGCAAGAATAACATTTGTTTCTGCTAATTAG
- a CDS encoding fimbrillin family protein translates to MSRKIERNKYADLLYSLYLLLIVCLCICSCTSENNIFDNNDSKLLNFSVSVPEWKNNDNSSDLNTRAMPVSGASFDKASSFNIIAETYDGTKNHSTIIENEAVSYTNNMWQTTSTHYWPGNANKTVNFYAYYPTGISSSITHTAGSAPTLSYTVPDDVASQIDIMTATGINVSGSTNSSTPLAFNHIFAAVKFAVGTNGLPSGTIKSITISGINNSGTYTFGRGWTLGSSTSAFTISPSTAITGAAGTNIASDTFTMMMIPQNFSNASLTLAYSNGTTFSTTISSTWNAGGLYTYNLSKTIIYNYDYTGVSQTFTAPYTGTYRIQCWGAQGGTLGTLDTGIGGTGGYTNGEIKLSKGTVLYVYVGQQGQTTSGGTISGGGWNGGGNGDTTGYVENGRTGGGGSTDIRVITGAWNDTKSLNSRIMVAGAGGGGGGNGLAGGAGGLSGYNGSISTAGKGGTQSAGGSGGSGSWGNATAGGLGYGGTGCSYASGGGSGYYGGGGGARDLYDGNGGGGSSYISGQSGCNTYSPTYIFSKTSISDSKTAIISPTGLTETGHIGNGYARITFVSAN, encoded by the coding sequence ATGTCTAGGAAAATTGAAAGGAATAAGTATGCAGACTTATTATACTCTTTATATTTATTACTAATAGTCTGTTTGTGCATTTGTTCTTGCACAAGTGAAAATAATATATTTGATAATAACGACAGTAAATTATTGAACTTTTCAGTTTCCGTACCTGAATGGAAAAATAATGACAACTCTTCAGATTTGAATACTAGAGCTATGCCTGTCTCTGGTGCATCATTTGATAAAGCAAGTAGCTTTAATATCATTGCGGAGACTTATGATGGAACAAAAAACCACAGCACTATCATAGAAAACGAAGCTGTATCTTATACTAATAATATGTGGCAGACAACTTCAACTCACTATTGGCCTGGAAATGCAAATAAAACTGTTAACTTCTATGCTTACTACCCTACTGGTATTTCCAGCAGTATTACGCATACAGCCGGATCTGCTCCTACTTTATCATACACAGTTCCAGATGATGTAGCCAGCCAAATTGATATAATGACTGCTACAGGAATTAATGTTAGTGGTAGCACTAATTCATCTACTCCTTTAGCATTCAATCATATTTTTGCAGCTGTAAAGTTTGCAGTTGGAACCAATGGACTACCTAGCGGAACTATAAAATCAATAACGATAAGCGGCATAAACAATTCAGGTACATACACTTTTGGTAGAGGGTGGACTCTTGGTTCATCAACATCTGCTTTTACTATTTCACCATCTACTGCTATTACAGGAGCAGCGGGAACAAATATTGCATCTGACACTTTTACTATGATGATGATTCCTCAAAATTTCAGCAATGCCTCTCTTACATTGGCTTACAGTAATGGTACTACATTTTCTACTACAATATCAAGTACATGGAATGCAGGTGGTCTTTACACTTATAATTTGTCTAAAACTATAATCTATAATTATGATTATACTGGTGTCTCGCAGACATTTACAGCTCCTTACACAGGAACCTATAGGATTCAATGCTGGGGAGCCCAGGGTGGGACACTCGGCACATTAGATACTGGGATAGGTGGAACTGGCGGTTATACTAATGGTGAAATTAAATTATCAAAAGGAACTGTCTTATATGTATATGTTGGACAACAAGGACAAACAACTTCAGGTGGAACTATTAGCGGAGGCGGATGGAATGGTGGTGGAAACGGTGACACTACAGGATATGTTGAGAATGGAAGAACTGGAGGAGGTGGATCTACCGATATAAGAGTAATAACAGGAGCTTGGAATGATACAAAATCGCTTAATTCTCGTATTATGGTTGCGGGAGCTGGTGGAGGCGGAGGTGGAAATGGACTTGCTGGTGGAGCAGGAGGTTTATCTGGTTACAATGGTTCAATATCTACTGCGGGAAAAGGAGGAACTCAAAGTGCAGGTGGTTCTGGCGGCTCTGGTTCTTGGGGAAATGCGACAGCTGGTGGACTTGGATATGGAGGGACTGGCTGCAGCTATGCGAGTGGTGGTGGAAGTGGATATTATGGCGGTGGCGGTGGAGCAAGGGATCTATATGACGGAAATGGCGGTGGTGGTTCTTCATACATATCAGGACAATCAGGTTGTAACACTTATTCTCCTACATATATATTTTCTAAGACTTCAATATCAGACAGCAAAACTGCAATAATATCCCCAACAGGATTAACGGAAACAGGACACATCGGTAATGGCTATGCAAGAATAACATTCGTTTCTGCAAATTGA
- a CDS encoding DUF4906 domain-containing protein has protein sequence MSKKNNVNRYKGYLLSFLILQLDLMLCFALFTSCATSQETTDKTQETTKINVCVKNKVPNDITRTVSDESINDINVFIFDNDGFLIGHKYSSGTSTYVDTRIANSCKVCVIANYGSDINNISTYNGLKKMITPEIGSATDISNKTTEIMYGEQSASISNTTSTISIILEHLYSKYTFTINPSSGVTITGYQLCHVSNISYLVEDGTMSNPSSAYLDFGSVISSSTSSFTTGQYYIYENYPGANKNNIGNAKDRNSLNAPSNASYLKITAKSTSNNNPWNSTYYVYLGGIKETDISDFNIPRDYNFSYTISITGSGYNDARVSFTAGLMTSTNNGQWNSGGNSTVASNFDGPVNIGEYYFSDGTWGTLADHATKTVWPIGIIFSNTTSSNDRGHTWVHGYAMALQTASKLIPWESANDGVVDNKDVSTNFPNTFDKMKLDIDGYTHCLSIKNYGGSNSKILSSSNYPAYYSALNFGNGTYGSTINAAPKTNNSGWFLPSIGQWYYFMLNLGKAVFTDNGTSGVSVQASSTIENSINTYINIAKTYNNTSETVYSISWNWCSSEYNVSITCDAAFSGDAVYIIGNLPKDYIDNMVVRSAIAF, from the coding sequence ATGTCTAAGAAAAATAATGTAAATAGATATAAGGGCTATTTACTATCTTTTTTAATACTGCAATTAGATTTAATGCTATGTTTTGCATTATTTACATCATGCGCTACAAGTCAGGAGACTACAGATAAAACACAAGAGACTACAAAAATAAATGTTTGTGTCAAAAATAAAGTGCCGAATGATATTACAAGAACTGTTAGCGATGAATCTATAAACGACATAAATGTTTTTATCTTTGACAATGACGGTTTTCTCATCGGACATAAATATTCATCTGGGACTTCTACTTATGTTGATACAAGAATAGCCAACAGCTGTAAAGTATGTGTAATAGCCAATTATGGTAGTGATATCAATAATATATCTACATATAATGGACTAAAAAAAATGATAACACCAGAAATAGGTTCTGCTACTGATATTTCAAATAAGACTACCGAAATAATGTATGGAGAACAAAGTGCTTCAATATCAAATACCACAAGTACTATATCCATAATACTTGAGCACCTTTATAGTAAATATACTTTTACAATTAACCCGTCTAGTGGTGTAACAATAACAGGATATCAGTTGTGTCATGTTTCTAATATTAGCTATCTTGTAGAAGATGGAACAATGAGCAATCCCTCTTCTGCATATCTGGATTTTGGAAGTGTAATATCTTCATCAACTTCATCTTTTACTACAGGTCAATACTATATATATGAGAATTATCCGGGGGCAAACAAAAATAATATTGGAAATGCAAAAGACAGGAACAGTTTGAACGCTCCTTCGAATGCAAGCTATCTGAAAATAACTGCGAAAAGTACATCAAACAATAATCCTTGGAACTCTACCTATTACGTATATCTTGGAGGCATAAAAGAAACTGATATTTCTGATTTTAATATTCCGAGAGACTATAATTTCAGCTATACAATAAGCATAACTGGTAGTGGATATAACGATGCTAGAGTTTCTTTTACTGCTGGACTAATGACAAGTACAAATAATGGTCAATGGAATAGTGGAGGAAATAGTACGGTCGCAAGTAATTTTGATGGTCCTGTTAATATTGGAGAATACTATTTTAGTGACGGGACGTGGGGTACTCTTGCAGATCATGCAACAAAAACAGTTTGGCCTATCGGAATAATATTTAGTAATACGACTAGCTCTAACGATAGAGGGCATACGTGGGTCCATGGTTATGCAATGGCATTACAAACAGCATCAAAGCTAATTCCTTGGGAAAGTGCTAATGATGGGGTTGTTGATAACAAGGATGTTAGTACTAATTTCCCAAACACTTTCGATAAAATGAAATTGGATATAGATGGTTATACTCATTGTCTCTCAATTAAAAATTATGGTGGTAGTAATTCTAAAATTCTAAGTAGTTCAAACTATCCAGCTTATTATTCCGCACTTAATTTTGGGAATGGAACTTATGGAAGTACTATAAATGCAGCACCTAAAACGAATAATAGTGGATGGTTCCTGCCTAGCATAGGTCAATGGTACTATTTTATGCTGAATTTAGGTAAAGCCGTTTTCACAGATAATGGGACTAGCGGAGTATCTGTTCAAGCATCAAGCACTATTGAGAACTCAATAAATACATACATAAATATAGCAAAGACATATAATAACACATCTGAAACTGTTTACTCTATTTCTTGGAATTGGTGTAGTTCTGAATATAATGTTTCAATAACTTGTGATGCTGCTTTTTCTGGAGATGCCGTGTACATAATAGGGAACTTGCCTAAGGATTATATTGATAATATGGTTGTACGATCAGCAATAGCTTTTTAG
- a CDS encoding fimbrillin family protein: MNVVNRENYSSYLLLIAIFIICSCTNENNIFDSSKIFNFSVSVPEWKNNDSSSASKTRAIPISAKSFNTSSSFNMIADVYDGNSSYSTIIKDETVSYTNNMWQTTSTYYWSGTSTNTVSFYAYYPTNISGNISHTAGSAPNLSYTVPSDAASQFDIITTTGVNVSGNTNSSIPLVFNHIFAAINFSVGSSGMPNGTIKQVTLNNIQYFGNYIFGGAWNPNTSLLTSFSQAVSASSNAGTSITSGVTTFMMMPQTLSNNASITVTYSNNGTLTKSISGTWEAGKIYTYNISKIIQTANFTYTGDVQTYTIPLDGIYKIECWGAQGACCDNGDGGKGGYTEGEISMKAGTIVYLYVGQNPTKNSLVGGWNGGGNGSSHADANGLQTGCAGGGATDVRLVYSKNCLDFNSLKSRIMVAGGGSGTGFCELGSKYSGIAGGGGGLNGIDGNDYTQNGSLSYTASGGTQTSGGNTKNNFEYVDGDPTKGLIIDSGLNKGGFGYGGTNDGFKSVLGGCAGGSGYYGGGASNRGHGGGGGGSSFISGYTGCNAILESSTSDKIQSANSPNHYSKYIFTNSQMTAGNTSMPTPSGGTETGHTGNGYARITFVSAN, encoded by the coding sequence ATGAATGTGGTAAATAGAGAGAATTACTCATCATATTTATTGTTAATAGCTATCTTTATAATATGTTCTTGTACTAATGAAAATAATATTTTTGATAGTAGTAAAATATTTAACTTTTCAGTGTCTGTACCTGAATGGAAAAATAATGACAGCTCTTCGGCCTCTAAAACGAGGGCAATACCTATATCTGCAAAATCCTTTAATACATCAAGTAGTTTCAATATGATTGCTGATGTTTATGATGGGAATAGTAGCTACAGCACTATCATAAAAGACGAGACTGTATCTTATACTAATAATATGTGGCAGACAACTTCAACTTACTATTGGTCTGGAACTTCAACTAATACTGTGAGTTTCTACGCATACTATCCGACTAACATTTCTGGCAATATTTCTCATACTGCAGGATCTGCTCCTAATTTATCATATACAGTACCTAGTGATGCTGCAAGCCAATTTGATATAATAACTACTACTGGAGTTAATGTTAGTGGTAATACCAATTCATCTATACCTTTGGTCTTTAATCATATATTTGCAGCCATAAACTTTTCAGTTGGCAGTAGTGGAATGCCTAATGGTACCATAAAACAAGTTACGCTTAACAATATACAGTATTTCGGAAATTATATTTTTGGTGGAGCATGGAATCCGAACACATCATTACTTACTTCATTTTCTCAAGCAGTATCAGCATCAAGTAATGCAGGTACTTCTATAACATCTGGTGTAACAACTTTTATGATGATGCCGCAGACATTAAGCAACAATGCCAGCATTACTGTTACGTATAGCAACAATGGAACACTTACTAAATCGATATCCGGGACTTGGGAAGCGGGGAAAATTTATACGTATAATATTTCGAAAATAATACAAACTGCTAATTTTACTTATACAGGCGATGTTCAGACATATACTATACCATTGGATGGAATATATAAAATAGAATGTTGGGGGGCTCAAGGGGCATGCTGTGATAATGGAGATGGAGGTAAGGGAGGATACACTGAAGGTGAAATTTCAATGAAAGCAGGAACAATCGTATATTTATATGTTGGACAAAATCCGACCAAAAATAGTCTGGTAGGTGGATGGAACGGTGGAGGTAATGGAAGCAGCCATGCTGATGCAAATGGTTTACAGACAGGCTGTGCAGGTGGAGGTGCTACAGATGTTAGACTTGTTTACTCAAAAAATTGTTTGGATTTTAATAGTTTAAAGTCTAGAATAATGGTGGCAGGAGGAGGAAGTGGTACCGGTTTTTGTGAATTAGGCTCAAAATATTCTGGAATTGCAGGTGGAGGTGGTGGTCTTAATGGTATAGACGGTAATGATTATACCCAAAATGGTAGTCTTTCTTATACGGCATCAGGAGGAACACAAACATCGGGAGGAAATACTAAAAATAATTTTGAATATGTTGATGGTGATCCTACTAAAGGCTTAATAATAGATTCAGGATTAAATAAGGGTGGATTCGGATATGGAGGAACAAACGATGGATTCAAATCTGTATTAGGAGGATGCGCAGGAGGTTCAGGATATTATGGAGGTGGGGCATCAAATAGAGGACATGGCGGAGGAGGCGGTGGTTCTTCGTTTATATCAGGTTACACAGGCTGTAATGCAATATTAGAATCATCAACATCTGATAAAATTCAATCTGCAAATTCTCCAAATCATTACTCGAAATATATTTTTACAAATTCTCAAATGACAGCCGGTAATACTTCAATGCCTACACCTTCAGGTGGAACAGAAACAGGACACACTGGTAATGGTTATGCAAGAATAACATTTGTTTCTGCTAATTAA
- a CDS encoding fimbrillin family protein codes for MSRKFERNKYIDLLCSLYLLLIISLCICSCTSENSIFDNDNTKLLNFSVSIPEWKNNDSTSNLNTRATPISGSSFDKASSFNIIADAYDGTKSYSTIINNEVVSFTNNIWQTATSHYWPGTANKTVSFYAYYPASIYSSISHTAGSAPTLSYTVSNDVANQIDIMTATRNNVSGNTNSSTPLAFNHIFAAVKFAVGTNGLPSGTIKSITISGINNSGTYSFNSGWTLGSTTSSFTVSPSTTITGTAGANITSDAFTMMMIPQAFSSATIILTYSTGTTYTKTISGNWTAGKTYIYNLSKPVNIGDYYYSDGTWGTIAENPQKTPIAIIFSNRTSTKDNIYGFTHGYAMALSNADAPTCWSLSEGSSDNMTIESSSLQTDYDGYDHFLHILKNKGALTYSATNYPAFYNARNYNVITPSNSSGWYLPSVGQWFLFISNIGKSSDVTYSLDNQTGSYNIYWTNSTSISSMIESVVKNTNSDTLVGYWYWCSSEQNSSYGSLTNILSNSVYTGGADPHKGRNPDDSEKLRSVIAF; via the coding sequence ATGTCTAGGAAATTTGAAAGGAATAAGTATATAGACTTATTATGCTCTTTATATTTATTACTAATAATCAGTTTGTGCATCTGTTCTTGCACTAGTGAAAATAGTATTTTTGATAATGACAATACTAAATTATTAAACTTTTCTGTATCGATACCTGAATGGAAAAATAATGACAGTACTTCAAATCTGAATACAAGGGCTACACCTATATCAGGTTCATCATTTGATAAAGCAAGTAGTTTTAATATTATTGCTGATGCTTATGACGGAACAAAGAGCTACAGCACTATCATAAATAATGAGGTTGTATCTTTCACTAATAACATATGGCAGACAGCTACTTCTCATTATTGGCCTGGAACTGCAAATAAAACAGTGAGCTTCTATGCATACTACCCTGCTAGTATTTATAGTAGCATTTCTCATACTGCAGGATCTGCACCTACTTTATCATACACAGTTTCAAATGATGTAGCTAACCAAATTGATATAATGACTGCTACCAGAAATAATGTTAGTGGAAACACTAATTCATCTACTCCTTTAGCATTTAATCATATATTTGCAGCTGTAAAGTTTGCAGTAGGAACTAATGGACTACCTAGCGGAACTATAAAATCAATAACGATAAGTGGCATAAACAATTCAGGAACATACTCCTTTAACAGTGGATGGACTTTAGGTTCAACAACATCATCATTTACAGTATCGCCATCTACCACAATAACTGGAACAGCGGGAGCAAATATTACATCTGACGCTTTTACAATGATGATGATTCCACAAGCTTTTAGTAGTGCTACAATTATCTTAACTTATAGCACAGGAACAACATATACAAAAACTATATCAGGTAATTGGACTGCAGGGAAAACATATATATATAATTTATCAAAACCAGTAAATATTGGCGATTATTATTATAGTGATGGAACTTGGGGGACTATAGCTGAGAATCCTCAAAAGACACCCATCGCAATTATATTTAGTAATAGAACAAGTACAAAGGATAATATTTATGGTTTCACACATGGTTATGCAATGGCATTAAGTAATGCTGATGCACCAACTTGCTGGTCATTATCAGAAGGTTCTTCTGATAATATGACAATAGAATCATCTAGTCTTCAAACAGACTACGATGGATATGACCACTTCTTGCATATATTAAAAAACAAAGGAGCTTTAACATATTCTGCAACAAATTATCCAGCATTTTATAATGCAAGAAATTATAATGTTATAACACCAAGTAACTCGAGTGGGTGGTATCTGCCTAGTGTAGGGCAATGGTTTTTATTTATATCTAATATAGGAAAAAGTTCTGATGTAACATATAGTTTAGATAACCAGACAGGATCTTATAATATATATTGGACTAATTCAACTTCTATCAGTTCAATGATAGAATCAGTTGTTAAAAACACAAACTCAGATACTCTTGTTGGTTATTGGTATTGGTGTAGTTCTGAACAAAATTCTAGTTATGGGTCACTTACAAATATTTTATCAAATAGTGTTTATACAGGAGGTGCAGATCCACATAAAGGAAGGAATCCTGATGATTCAGAGAAGCTACGTTCTGTTATCGCATTTTAA